The nucleotide sequence CTGGCGGAGATCACCTCGGCCGTCGTCCAGGTCGAGTTCTCACCGGCCAACCGGCGGGAGCTGGAACTGGCGGGCGTCAAGGGAGAGGAGTCAAGCGGATGAACATCGACATGGCTGCACTGCATGCGATCGAGGTCGACCGCGGCATCGCGGTGGACGAGTTGCTCGAGACCATCAAGACGGCGCTGCTCACCGCCTACAAGCACACCGAGGGGCACGAGGCCGACGCCCGCATCGACATCGACCGCAAGACCGGCGCGGTCAAGGTGATGGCCCGCGAGACCGACGCCGAGGGCACGCTCATCCAGGAGTGGGACGACACCCCGGAGGGCTTCGGCCGCGTCGCGGCCACGACGGCGCGCCAGGTGATGCTGCAACGCTTCCGCGACGCCGAGAACGAACGCATCTACGGCGAGTTCTCTGCACGCGAGGGCGACATCGTCGCGGGCGTGGTGCAGCGCGACGCCCGGGAGAACGCCCGCGGCAACATCGTGGTGCGGCTGGGCACCGAGGCCAAGGGGTCCGAGGGCATGATCCGGCCCGCCGAGCAGGTGCCCGGCGAGCAGTACGGGCACGGCGACCGGCTGCGCTGCTACGTCATCGGCGTGACGCGCGGCGTCCGCGAGCCGCGCATCGAACTGTCCCGTACACATCCGAACCTGGTCCGCAAGCTGTTCTCCCTGGAGGTCCCCGAGATCGCCGACGGGTCGGTCGACATCGTCGCGGTTGCCCGCGAGGCCGGGCACCGCTCGAAGATCGCCGTGGCGTCGCGCATGCCGGGGCTCAACGCCAAGGGCGCCTGCATCGGCCCCATGGGGCAGCGGGTGCGCAACGTCATGAGCGAGCTGTCCGGCGAGAAGATCGACATCATCGACTACGACGACGACCCGGCGCGCTTCGTGGCCAACGCGCTGTCCCCGGCCAAGGTGGTCTCGGTGACGGTGATCGACGAGGCGGCCCGCGCCGCCCGCGTGATCGTGCCGGACTTCCAGCTGTCGCTCGCGATCGGCAAGGAGGGGCAGAACGCGCGGCTTGCGGCCCGCCTCACCGGGTGGCGCATCGACATCCGCAGCGACGCCGACTCCGCGGACGCCCCGTCGGCGCCCAGAGCCGCAGGCGGTGCCCGTCGCGACGGGTGAGACGACACGCGTTTTCGCCAGCGGTAACGGTGTGGCTAGACTGAACCGTGATCCAGCGCGAGCCTCCAGCCGCGACGCCCGCACGTACCGATCGGCCCTCGGGCCCGGTGCGCACGTGTGTCGGGTGCCGGAGGCGAGAGTTGGCCGTCGACCTGCTTCGCGTGGTCGCCGAGGAGGACGGGAACGGTGCGTGCGCCGTAACCGTTGACTCGGCGGGTAATCTGCCGGGGCGGGGTGCGTGGCTGCACCTCGACCAGCAGTGCCTGGACGCGGCGCTCAAGCGGCGAGCCTTCACTCGGGCGCTGCGCATCACCGGTCCGCCGGACACCTCCGCGGTGGTCCAGTACTTCGTCGCCAGACGCGAGGACTGCGATCAACCACGGCAACAGAACAGGTAGCGAAGAACATGAGCACACCGTGAAGTCCCGATGACCATGCGTCATAGCTAAACCCGAGGCGCGGCCCACCACCGCTGTGCCTCCAGACAGGAGATGTAGTGGCAGGTAAGGCCCGCGTACACGAGTTGGCCAAGGAACTCGGTGTCACCAGCAAGCAAGTCCTCGCTCGACTGAGCGAGCAGGGCGAATTCGTCAAGTCGGCGTCGTCCACCGTCGAAGCCCCCGTCGCGCGCCGTCTGCGCGAGTCCTTCGGGGCCGGCAAGTCCGCCAAGCCCGCGCCGTCGTCCGGCAACGGATCGTCGGCGCCGTCGGCGGCCCCCAAGCCCGGCGGCCCGCGTCCCGGTCCCGCACCGTCGCCCGCGCCTGCCGCCCCCGCGGCGAGCGCTCAGGTCACCGGCGGCCCCAAGCCCGGCGCCCCGCGCCCGGCGGCGCCGGCACCGCAGGCGCCCCCGGCTCCCGCTGCTCCGGTCAGTCCGGCAGCCGCGGCGCCATCGGCCCCGTCCGCACCGCCCGCCGGTGACGCACCGCGCCCGGCCGGACCGACGCCCGGTCCGCGACCCGGTCCCGTGCCGAGCGCGCCCAAGCCCGCCGCGCGAACCCCCCGCGTCGGCAACAACCCGTTCTCCTCGCAGCAGCCGGTCGAGCGGCCGGCGCCGCGTCCCGCGCCCGGCCCGGGCGGTCCGCGTCCCGGGGCACCGCGCCCCGGCGGCGGACCCCGTCCCGGCGTCACGCCCGGCAACATGCCGCCGCGTCCGCCCGGCGCCCGTCCCGGTGCGATGGGCCGGCCCGGTGGGCCGCGCCCCGGTCCCGGCGGTCGTCCCGGTGGCGGCGGCGGTCGTCCCGGTGGTCCCGGTGGCGGCGGCGGTGGTGGCAACTACCGCGGTGGCGGTGCCGGTGGTGGCGCGGGTGCGCCCGCGGGCGGTGGCTTCCGCGGTCGTCCCGGCGGCGGCGGTGGCCGTCCCGGCCAGCGCGGCGGTGCCGCCGGTGCGTTCGGTCGTCCCGGCGGCGCGCCTCGGCGCGGTCGCAAGTCGAAGCGCGCGAAGAGGGCCGAATACGAGAGCATGCAGGCGCCGGTCGTCGGTGGCGTGCGGTTGCCGC is from Mycolicibacterium grossiae and encodes:
- the nusA gene encoding transcription termination factor NusA — its product is MNIDMAALHAIEVDRGIAVDELLETIKTALLTAYKHTEGHEADARIDIDRKTGAVKVMARETDAEGTLIQEWDDTPEGFGRVAATTARQVMLQRFRDAENERIYGEFSAREGDIVAGVVQRDARENARGNIVVRLGTEAKGSEGMIRPAEQVPGEQYGHGDRLRCYVIGVTRGVREPRIELSRTHPNLVRKLFSLEVPEIADGSVDIVAVAREAGHRSKIAVASRMPGLNAKGACIGPMGQRVRNVMSELSGEKIDIIDYDDDPARFVANALSPAKVVSVTVIDEAARAARVIVPDFQLSLAIGKEGQNARLAARLTGWRIDIRSDADSADAPSAPRAAGGARRDG
- a CDS encoding YlxR family protein, translating into MAVDLLRVVAEEDGNGACAVTVDSAGNLPGRGAWLHLDQQCLDAALKRRAFTRALRITGPPDTSAVVQYFVARREDCDQPRQQNR